A stretch of the Chlorobiota bacterium genome encodes the following:
- a CDS encoding SLBB domain-containing protein has translation MINYFSKYSLLFILVLNIGLAQDSGVKQLGGASNESIFTSSKSQTSNPFKDISSSLINPIERVIDPEEYMLGPNDQLILSIPVLDDANVPLIVSSDNSIVLPRGFGIISLKGKSLKALRKTVDSLFVLRSKAYSNISVSLLKPRSIYVTVTGFVRNPGRFVMTATDRVTTAIAFANQIQKEDKAKSIPIIEQDKYSLQDKYETNQNLDFYINEIAPRKIIIRRNDGTIETADLAKYKAYGNTINNPLLREGDEIIIAKVDQSKPVISISGAVNNNVLIPYSKGDNADLMLRLSGGFRDDADLSKSTISKVSEIGISSNHIDLNYQDSNYTIIPLTGGEQIVVPSTLNSNSKNTGVVNIYGEVNKPSTYSIIDKGTKLSQLIKEAEGFTLSASLEGSYIIREKNKFGFDADRTSDSKVSELSNSNLKFEDSTRFKYDRKLQRNRVSVDFIDLFINNNLNKDVILFSGDEIFIPANPKNVYVRGRVIRPGWVQFKEGADYQYYINAAGGLTVASEIGRTIIQKYGTGAWESFEKSKINPGDEVYVPGESDIPARTAFEQISTTVGFISGIAGIIGSIVNIYIALKK, from the coding sequence TTGATAAATTATTTTTCTAAATATAGTTTACTTTTTATATTAGTATTAAATATTGGTTTAGCTCAGGATTCAGGAGTTAAGCAATTAGGTGGTGCAAGTAATGAAAGTATTTTCACCTCAAGCAAGTCTCAAACTTCTAATCCATTTAAAGATATTTCCTCATCACTTATCAACCCAATTGAGCGTGTTATTGATCCAGAAGAATATATGCTCGGTCCAAATGACCAACTAATTCTTTCAATTCCAGTTTTGGATGATGCAAATGTTCCTCTTATAGTTTCATCAGATAACTCAATTGTATTACCAAGAGGTTTTGGTATTATCTCATTAAAAGGAAAGTCGTTAAAAGCATTAAGAAAAACTGTAGATTCCTTATTTGTTCTTAGATCAAAAGCTTATTCAAATATTTCAGTTTCGTTACTAAAACCAAGATCTATTTATGTAACTGTAACTGGGTTTGTTAGGAATCCTGGAAGATTTGTAATGACCGCAACAGATAGAGTTACTACTGCAATAGCTTTTGCTAACCAAATACAAAAAGAGGACAAAGCGAAATCTATTCCAATTATTGAACAAGATAAATATTCATTGCAAGATAAATATGAAACTAATCAAAACTTAGATTTTTATATAAATGAAATTGCACCAAGAAAAATTATTATAAGAAGAAATGATGGTACTATTGAAACTGCTGATTTAGCTAAATATAAAGCTTATGGGAACACAATAAATAATCCTTTATTAAGAGAAGGAGATGAAATTATAATAGCTAAAGTTGATCAATCAAAACCAGTTATTTCTATATCTGGTGCAGTGAATAACAACGTTTTAATTCCTTACTCAAAAGGTGACAATGCTGATTTGATGTTACGATTATCTGGCGGATTTCGAGATGATGCAGACTTATCTAAAAGTACAATTTCTAAAGTATCTGAAATAGGAATTTCATCAAATCATATTGATCTAAATTATCAAGATTCGAATTATACAATTATACCACTTACTGGAGGTGAACAAATAGTAGTTCCTTCAACTCTGAATTCTAATTCAAAAAATACTGGTGTTGTAAATATTTATGGTGAAGTAAATAAGCCTTCAACTTATTCCATTATAGATAAAGGAACAAAATTATCACAGTTAATTAAAGAAGCAGAAGGTTTTACATTATCGGCATCTTTAGAAGGATCTTACATTATAAGAGAAAAAAACAAATTTGGGTTTGATGCTGATAGAACAAGTGATTCAAAGGTTTCTGAACTTTCAAATAGTAATTTAAAATTTGAAGATTCTACTAGGTTCAAATATGATCGTAAATTACAACGTAATAGAGTTTCTGTAGATTTTATAGATTTATTTATAAATAATAATTTAAATAAAGATGTAATTTTATTTAGTGGTGATGAGATATTTATCCCTGCTAACCCCAAAAATGTTTATGTTAGAGGTCGGGTTATTAGGCCAGGATGGGTACAGTTCAAGGAAGGAGCTGACTACCAATACTATATAAATGCAGCAGGAGGACTTACAGTTGCTTCTGAAATTGGTAGGACTATAATTCAAAAATATGGTACTGGAGCTTGGGAAAGTTTTGAGAAATCTAAAATTAATCCAGGTGATGAAGTTTATGTTCCAGGTGAATCTGATATACCTGCTAGAACTGCTTTTGAACAAATTAGTACAACTGTTGGCTTCATTAGTGGTATTGCTGGAATTATTGGTTCAATTGTAAATATTTATATTGCACTTAAAAAATAA
- a CDS encoding D-tyrosyl-tRNA(Tyr) deacylase, whose protein sequence is MKAIIQRVSCASVSIDNKIYSQIDEGALIFLGVYTNDNETNALALAKKVASLRFFDDDKNIPNLSLIDTKFEVLVVSQFTICANTTKGNRPSFISASEPAKAEFLYNLFNNTLISILGSDKIFTGKFKSIMKISLTNEGPFTLIIEK, encoded by the coding sequence TTGAAAGCTATCATTCAAAGAGTTTCTTGTGCTTCAGTTTCTATCGATAACAAAATTTATTCACAAATAGATGAAGGTGCTTTAATTTTTTTAGGTGTTTATACAAATGACAATGAAACTAATGCTTTAGCTCTTGCAAAAAAAGTAGCTTCACTCAGATTTTTTGATGATGATAAAAATATTCCAAATCTATCTTTAATTGATACAAAATTTGAAGTTTTAGTAGTAAGTCAATTTACAATTTGTGCTAATACCACAAAAGGCAACAGACCAAGCTTTATTAGTGCTTCTGAACCTGCTAAAGCAGAATTCCTTTACAACCTTTTTAATAATACTTTAATAAGTATTTTAGGATCTGACAAAATTTTTACAGGTAAATTTAAATCGATTATGAAAATTTCATTAACAAATGAAGGACCATTTACATTGATTATTGAAAAGTAA
- a CDS encoding NifU family protein, producing MNIEDKILSAIQIIRPYLQQDGGDIEFVNFEESTRTCEIRFIGNCENCALAILTLRAGVEKTLIYYVPEIRRVERVK from the coding sequence TTGAATATAGAAGATAAAATATTATCTGCAATCCAAATAATAAGACCATATCTGCAACAAGATGGTGGAGATATTGAATTTGTGAATTTTGAAGAATCAACTAGAACTTGTGAAATTAGGTTTATAGGTAATTGTGAAAATTGCGCTCTTGCAATTTTAACTTTAAGAGCTGGTGTTGAAAAAACTTTGATTTATTATGTTCCTGAAATTCGTAGGGTTGAAAGAGTGAAGTAG
- a CDS encoding Mrp/NBP35 family ATP-binding protein → MGLFGNKNIATEDQILKELSVIQDPDLHRNIVELGFVKEVKIDGKNVKVEIQLTTPACPVKDQMQAQAVSILNNIGFEKAEVNMTAQVIGSNRKASGGILSGVKNTIAIASGKGGVGKSTVAVNLAVSLALEGSKVGFIDADIYGPSAPIMFGLNGEQPRIYQNEKGERRLEALEKYGVKIMSIGFMVDPDQAVIWRGPMAAGALKQFIGDVEWGDLDYLIFDMPPGTGDIQLTLTQTLPLTGAVIVTTPQDVALADARKGLRMFERVQVPVLGIIENMCYFIAPDTGKRYEIFSNGGGKRTAEEMKVPFLGELPIVQNIREGGDEGIPAVIRNPESEQTLVIRSIARALAQQISIQNMNQSAPIQILLGSDD, encoded by the coding sequence ATGGGGCTTTTTGGAAATAAAAATATAGCAACAGAAGATCAAATTCTAAAGGAACTGTCGGTTATTCAAGACCCAGATCTTCATAGAAACATTGTTGAATTAGGTTTTGTAAAGGAAGTGAAGATTGATGGAAAAAATGTTAAAGTAGAAATACAGTTAACAACACCTGCATGCCCAGTAAAAGATCAAATGCAAGCTCAAGCAGTTTCAATATTGAATAATATTGGCTTCGAAAAAGCAGAAGTTAACATGACCGCACAAGTAATTGGTAGTAATAGAAAAGCATCTGGTGGAATATTATCTGGTGTAAAGAATACAATAGCAATTGCTTCTGGTAAAGGTGGGGTTGGCAAATCTACTGTGGCTGTTAACCTGGCTGTATCACTTGCTTTAGAAGGTAGCAAGGTCGGCTTTATTGATGCAGATATATACGGTCCATCTGCACCAATAATGTTCGGATTAAATGGAGAGCAACCAAGAATCTATCAGAATGAAAAAGGGGAAAGAAGACTTGAAGCATTAGAAAAATATGGTGTTAAAATTATGTCTATTGGGTTTATGGTAGATCCTGATCAAGCTGTAATTTGGAGAGGACCTATGGCGGCAGGTGCATTAAAACAATTTATTGGTGATGTTGAGTGGGGAGACTTAGATTACTTAATTTTTGATATGCCACCTGGTACTGGAGATATTCAATTAACACTTACTCAAACTTTACCTTTAACTGGTGCTGTAATTGTTACAACTCCACAGGATGTTGCTTTAGCAGATGCTAGAAAAGGGTTAAGAATGTTTGAAAGAGTGCAAGTGCCAGTGTTAGGGATAATTGAAAATATGTGTTATTTTATTGCTCCCGATACTGGAAAAAGATATGAAATATTCTCAAATGGTGGTGGTAAAAGAACAGCAGAAGAAATGAAAGTCCCTTTTTTAGGTGAGTTACCAATTGTACAAAATATAAGAGAAGGTGGTGATGAAGGGATTCCTGCTGTTATTAGAAATCCCGAATCTGAACAGACGCTTGTAATAAGATCAATTGCAAGGGCTTTAGCTCAACAAATATCGATTCAGAACATGAATCAATCAGCTCCAATTCAAATATTACTTGGATCAGACGATTAA
- a CDS encoding 2-C-methyl-D-erythritol 2,4-cyclodiphosphate synthase yields MLVGIGYDIHRLEKGLPMRLGGIDIPESEYGPVAHSDGDVLLHAICDALLGAAGLGDIGKHFPDTDSAFKNIKSIELLNRVNNLLLENNLKVYNVDTMLILETPKISKYKDSMCKAIAEVLRLNENRVSVKATTNETLDSIGSKLAIAAHAIASLTEL; encoded by the coding sequence TTGTTAGTAGGAATTGGTTACGATATACATCGCCTTGAAAAGGGCTTACCGATGAGATTAGGTGGAATAGATATTCCAGAATCTGAGTACGGACCTGTAGCACATTCTGATGGAGATGTTTTACTACATGCAATTTGTGATGCACTTTTAGGTGCAGCAGGGTTAGGAGATATTGGTAAACATTTTCCAGATACAGATTCTGCTTTTAAAAATATTAAATCAATTGAATTATTAAATAGAGTAAATAATCTTTTATTGGAAAACAATTTGAAAGTTTACAATGTTGACACTATGCTAATTCTTGAAACTCCTAAAATATCTAAGTACAAAGATTCTATGTGTAAGGCGATCGCTGAAGTATTAAGATTAAATGAAAATAGAGTTTCAGTAAAAGCAACTACGAATGAAACTCTAGATTCAATTGGAAGCAAATTAGCCATTGCTGCTCATGCTATTGCTTCTTTAACCGAATTGTAA
- the purD gene encoding phosphoribosylamine--glycine ligase: protein MSVLILGSGGREHALAWKISQSNKLKKLYCSPGNPGISKYAELISINIENPQEVVELSKKLGIDLVVIGPETPLSLGVADELRKEGILVFGPNKSAARLEWDKSFSKDFMFRNSIPTAKSKTFSSADIDDAIIYLQNHKLPVVIKASGLAAGKGVVIAQSTLEAIYTVKDMLTGSVFGEAGEVVVIEEFMTGEEASIFVITDGDNYVTLASAQDHKRVGDGDTGLNTGGMGAYAPAPIVTQSVLEKIKLDIIEPVIKGMRNEGNIYVGCLYVGLMIEDEIPRVVEFNCRFGDPETQVVLPILDNDLLELFFHAANCSLNPNINVTSTGVAASVVIASIGYPGEYTKGIVITGIEKAEKLGAIVFQAGTKNEKGLLLSNGGRVLNVTAFNKNSDLNIVLETVYNAISEINFEGGFYRKDIGSKGL from the coding sequence ATATCTGTACTCATTTTAGGTTCTGGTGGACGAGAACATGCTCTTGCTTGGAAAATTTCTCAGTCTAATAAACTTAAAAAACTTTATTGTTCACCAGGTAATCCTGGAATCTCTAAATATGCAGAACTAATATCTATTAATATTGAGAACCCTCAAGAAGTTGTTGAACTATCTAAAAAATTAGGAATTGACCTGGTTGTTATAGGTCCAGAAACACCACTTTCCTTAGGAGTTGCTGATGAATTGAGGAAAGAAGGAATCTTGGTGTTTGGTCCAAACAAATCAGCTGCCAGATTAGAATGGGATAAATCTTTTTCAAAGGATTTTATGTTTAGAAATTCAATACCAACAGCTAAAAGTAAAACTTTTTCAAGTGCTGATATTGATGATGCTATTATTTATTTACAAAATCATAAGTTGCCAGTAGTGATTAAAGCAAGTGGTTTAGCAGCAGGAAAAGGGGTTGTAATTGCACAATCTACTCTTGAAGCAATATACACCGTTAAAGATATGCTTACTGGTTCAGTATTTGGTGAAGCTGGTGAAGTTGTTGTTATTGAAGAATTTATGACTGGTGAAGAAGCTTCTATATTTGTTATAACTGATGGGGACAATTATGTTACCTTAGCTTCAGCACAAGATCATAAAAGAGTTGGTGATGGCGATACTGGTCTTAACACTGGTGGAATGGGTGCTTATGCTCCTGCTCCTATTGTTACACAGTCTGTTTTAGAAAAAATTAAATTGGACATCATTGAACCAGTTATAAAAGGAATGAGAAATGAAGGAAATATTTATGTTGGTTGTTTGTATGTAGGTTTAATGATAGAAGATGAAATTCCAAGAGTAGTTGAATTTAATTGCAGATTTGGAGATCCTGAAACACAAGTTGTATTACCGATATTAGATAATGATTTGTTAGAGCTATTCTTTCATGCAGCAAATTGTTCTTTGAATCCAAATATCAATGTAACTTCAACTGGAGTTGCAGCATCAGTGGTTATAGCATCTATAGGTTACCCAGGTGAATATACAAAGGGGATTGTAATTACTGGAATTGAGAAAGCAGAAAAATTAGGTGCAATTGTTTTTCAAGCAGGAACAAAAAACGAGAAAGGTTTGCTTCTTTCAAATGGTGGCAGAGTTTTGAATGTTACCGCTTTTAATAAAAATTCAGATCTAAATATAGTATTAGAAACTGTTTATAATGCAATTAGTGAAATTAATTTTGAAGGTGGATTTTATAGAAAAGATATTGGATCTAAAGGTTTGTAA
- a CDS encoding aspartate 1-decarboxylase, which produces MTRFLFKSKIHRATITEADLYYEGSLTIDMELMEAADIIEYEKVSVVNVNNGERFETYVISGKRGSGVVCLNGAAARKGATGDEIIIMTYSSMSNEEAKTHKPTIVHVNKQNKISSISNEQLSGRKYEYVG; this is translated from the coding sequence ATGACAAGATTTCTTTTTAAATCAAAAATACATAGAGCAACAATTACAGAAGCTGACTTGTATTATGAGGGGAGTTTAACAATCGATATGGAACTTATGGAAGCTGCAGATATTATTGAATATGAAAAAGTTTCAGTTGTAAACGTAAATAATGGAGAGCGTTTTGAAACTTATGTTATTTCTGGTAAAAGAGGATCTGGGGTTGTTTGTTTGAACGGGGCTGCAGCAAGGAAAGGAGCTACTGGAGATGAAATTATAATTATGACATATTCTAGTATGTCAAATGAAGAAGCAAAAACTCACAAACCAACTATTGTTCATGTGAATAAACAAAATAAAATCTCTTCAATTTCAAATGAACAACTCTCAGGACGTAAATATGAATATGTTGGATAA
- the queF gene encoding NADPH-dependent 7-cyano-7-deazaguanine reductase QueF, whose translation MKLELFPNPNPKRDYTIIHSNPEFTSVCPMTGLPDFGTITIEYIPDKNCVELKSLKYYFLEFRNKGIFYEAATNQIADDMIDLLKPRYIKVTGEFTTRGGLNSDIIIEHKFNSKGKLSKNK comes from the coding sequence ATGAAATTAGAATTATTTCCAAATCCAAATCCCAAACGAGATTACACTATTATACATTCAAATCCTGAATTTACATCTGTATGCCCAATGACTGGTTTGCCAGACTTTGGTACAATTACAATTGAATATATTCCCGATAAAAATTGTGTTGAATTAAAATCTCTTAAGTATTATTTCCTAGAGTTCAGAAATAAAGGTATCTTTTATGAAGCTGCAACAAATCAAATTGCTGATGATATGATAGATTTATTAAAACCAAGATATATTAAAGTTACTGGTGAGTTTACAACTAGAGGTGGTTTGAATTCAGATATAATTATTGAACATAAATTTAATTCTAAAGGAAAATTATCAAAGAATAAATAG
- a CDS encoding NTP transferase domain-containing protein, which yields MLDKQNNDLAAILMAAGKGTRMRNSEKAKVMFEVGGLPMIHHVVNQAMNSGANKVIVIVGHNKEDVKDYLKNVFEDKVEFAEQLQQLGTGHAVIQAIPNLENFNGDVLILSGDVPLLSSETIKLLFQEHSITNSSATILTVIAENPTGYGRVIRNQNNVVEKIVEQKDANQTELLVKEINSGIYVFKCKELKESLSKITNDNSQGEYYLTDVIGKLVEKGKKITAFLSNNFNEVQGVNTPEHLAEVEKFMSII from the coding sequence ATGTTGGATAAACAGAATAATGATTTAGCTGCAATTTTAATGGCAGCTGGAAAAGGGACAAGAATGAGAAACTCAGAAAAAGCGAAAGTTATGTTTGAAGTTGGTGGCTTACCAATGATTCACCATGTGGTAAACCAAGCAATGAATAGTGGTGCTAATAAAGTTATAGTTATTGTGGGTCATAATAAAGAAGATGTTAAAGATTATCTTAAAAATGTATTTGAGGACAAAGTTGAATTTGCTGAACAATTACAACAATTAGGTACTGGTCATGCAGTTATTCAAGCAATTCCAAATTTAGAAAATTTTAATGGCGATGTTTTAATTCTCTCTGGTGATGTACCTTTACTTTCATCAGAAACAATAAAACTACTCTTTCAAGAACATTCAATTACTAATTCATCGGCAACAATATTAACAGTAATTGCAGAAAACCCAACTGGATATGGTAGAGTAATAAGAAATCAGAATAATGTTGTTGAAAAAATTGTTGAACAAAAAGATGCAAATCAGACTGAGTTATTAGTTAAAGAAATCAATTCTGGTATCTATGTATTTAAATGTAAAGAATTAAAAGAATCACTTTCAAAAATTACAAATGACAACTCTCAAGGTGAATATTATTTAACTGATGTAATTGGAAAACTAGTTGAAAAAGGTAAAAAGATTACAGCTTTTTTATCAAATAATTTTAATGAGGTTCAAGGTGTTAATACTCCTGAACATTTAGCAGAAGTAGAGAAATTTATGAGTATAATATAA
- a CDS encoding acyltransferase family protein yields MDLKPKRSEFSDLLRALGTIAVIFVHASGDVLYNISKGETFINSNLLFNWLSCNFFNSVTRWAVPVFVMISGSMLLNPDKDESVTLFFKKRFSKIFIPFLFWSAVYALYSHGTLIAQGKPLPIVDIIKSFLFGETFHHLWFVPMIIGLYFLTPTFKVFIKYATKNEIEYFLVLWFFVTIVSTYYPTFFLIKYIGWLGYIGLFVTGYYLSRYELPFKKVIYVFSFVSILITFFGTWYYSNIDYKLYENFFIYLTPTCILISVGFYEYIKTTQKFNNINNIYINKLILIISKNSYGIYLSHLFILEYLKHGYLGIKMYNDNFLNVKLDSIIAVPLLVTFTLIIALVLVNTLKKIPYIRRIV; encoded by the coding sequence GTGGACTTAAAACCAAAACGTTCGGAATTCTCAGATTTATTACGGGCTTTGGGTACTATAGCTGTTATTTTCGTACATGCAAGCGGTGACGTATTGTACAATATCTCAAAAGGAGAAACATTTATCAATTCCAATCTACTATTTAACTGGTTATCCTGCAATTTCTTTAATTCTGTAACAAGGTGGGCAGTTCCAGTATTTGTAATGATTAGTGGTTCAATGTTATTAAACCCAGATAAAGATGAGTCTGTAACCCTATTTTTTAAGAAAAGATTTTCTAAAATATTCATCCCCTTTTTATTTTGGTCAGCAGTTTATGCTTTATACAGTCATGGAACCTTAATAGCTCAAGGAAAGCCTTTACCTATTGTAGATATCATCAAATCATTTTTATTTGGAGAGACTTTTCATCATTTGTGGTTTGTACCAATGATTATTGGATTGTACTTTTTAACACCAACATTCAAGGTCTTTATTAAATATGCAACAAAAAATGAAATTGAGTATTTCTTAGTTTTATGGTTTTTTGTAACTATTGTTTCAACTTATTACCCTACTTTTTTCTTAATAAAATATATTGGTTGGTTAGGATATATTGGATTGTTTGTTACAGGTTATTATTTATCTAGATACGAACTTCCATTTAAAAAAGTAATTTATGTATTTTCTTTTGTATCAATTTTAATCACATTTTTTGGAACTTGGTATTATTCAAATATAGATTACAAATTATACGAGAATTTTTTTATTTACTTAACACCAACTTGTATTTTAATATCTGTTGGGTTTTATGAATATATTAAAACAACTCAAAAATTTAACAACATAAATAATATTTATATTAACAAGCTAATACTTATTATTTCAAAAAATAGTTATGGTATTTATCTTTCACATCTCTTTATTTTAGAATATCTAAAACATGGTTACTTAGGAATTAAAATGTATAATGACAATTTTTTAAATGTAAAATTGGATTCAATAATAGCTGTTCCATTATTAGTTACATTTACTTTAATAATAGCTTTAGTTTTAGTAAATACATTGAAAAAAATCCCTTACATTAGAAGAATTGTTTAG
- a CDS encoding 6-carboxytetrahydropterin synthase: MKNKAIITKEFRWEMGHRLPFHNGLCKNLHGHSYRMIVSLEGELDLNGFLLDYFELKQIVQPLVDTLDHAFMCSSDDATVLHFLEEHDMKKLIVDFNTTAENISLWFAESIKDEIKSYKNIDAIDVTIFETSTASATRRIEL, from the coding sequence ATGAAAAATAAAGCGATTATAACAAAAGAATTTCGATGGGAAATGGGTCATCGATTACCATTTCATAATGGATTATGTAAAAACTTACATGGTCATTCATATAGAATGATTGTATCCCTTGAAGGTGAACTAGATCTTAATGGATTTTTATTAGATTATTTTGAGTTAAAACAAATAGTCCAACCATTAGTTGATACATTAGATCATGCATTTATGTGTAGTAGTGATGATGCTACTGTATTGCATTTTCTTGAAGAACATGACATGAAAAAGTTAATAGTTGACTTTAATACAACTGCTGAAAATATTTCTTTATGGTTTGCTGAAAGTATAAAAGATGAGATTAAATCTTATAAAAATATAGATGCAATTGATGTAACAATTTTTGAAACATCCACAGCATCAGCAACTAGAAGAATAGAATTATAA
- a CDS encoding ATP-binding protein has protein sequence MRKILDSQIKCILIFTFIIFNFFSVNSLLSQIFPNEKLIPNGDKYIGLFSQSSFSQIRVYDKNFKFLNSVQYQKLFPLVYSKDIILSDIGGKCQIFKIQIKPEISIKPIKHLEINVCNNILDYNSGLITICGDSGIFCFDTSGNEVWSNKFFLNEAIFSLKEKCIYSISNLKNSILIKKLSSVDGKLLDESELVGSRHAKLIPDFNSDKIIVVTKYPNTINILDSKKLVLTDNIKIDFDYISTFLLNIKEKLVPSFLSSSYPKPLIKFIEDNSIRNLDFDYVLQGTVTSGSTNNNYLTLSTSDSTLVYNTNLDLLGEYNLILSDNCEFYEIDSNRIILASNKGSIVFSSIFKPQNWFSKYWRKIISYSLLIVLFFVLLSGYIQFRKIKIIYENLVNVPESGGILILSKSQKLKSINSSGLKRLMLSENTPLNKHVYTYFSNSDLSIINKSLKSLFLEGIPFESKVILAKNTDTQTLVFRGRNIINKLGFSIGYVVIVEDISKTIENERLINWVSVAHHIAHGMKTPLGAIKNSAETLLKLQNSNSNFNSPIQRIITQSEKLKSIVYDLISVAKTDELKLNVANLKLLFASIVSEYDEILNDNINIQLTYPDYDLYFNLDVEQFSIAINNLIDNCIQAIGERQSGKINIQLSKYESVLNIVIEDNGKGMNDFTLKNIFQPFYTEREGGSGIGMVIVKRVVESHKGTIEVQSKLGFGSKFIINLFE, from the coding sequence ATGAGAAAAATATTGGATTCTCAAATAAAATGCATTTTAATATTTACTTTTATTATTTTCAATTTCTTTTCTGTTAATTCACTTTTAAGTCAAATTTTTCCTAATGAAAAATTGATTCCAAATGGTGACAAATATATTGGTCTTTTTTCTCAATCAAGTTTTTCTCAAATTAGAGTTTATGATAAAAATTTTAAATTTTTAAATTCAGTTCAATATCAAAAACTTTTTCCTTTAGTTTACTCAAAGGATATTATTTTATCTGATATTGGAGGGAAATGTCAAATTTTTAAGATTCAAATCAAACCAGAAATTAGTATTAAACCTATAAAACATTTAGAAATAAATGTTTGTAATAATATATTAGATTATAATTCTGGCTTAATAACCATTTGTGGCGATTCTGGTATATTTTGTTTTGACACATCTGGTAATGAAGTTTGGAGTAACAAGTTTTTTTTAAACGAGGCTATTTTTAGCCTGAAAGAAAAATGTATTTACTCAATATCAAATTTAAAAAATAGTATATTAATTAAGAAACTTAGTTCTGTGGATGGAAAGTTATTAGATGAATCTGAATTAGTTGGTTCAAGACATGCCAAACTCATTCCAGATTTTAACAGTGATAAAATAATTGTAGTAACTAAATACCCAAATACAATTAATATTTTAGATTCAAAAAAATTAGTTCTGACTGATAATATTAAAATTGATTTTGATTACATTTCAACATTTTTACTAAACATTAAAGAAAAACTTGTTCCAAGTTTTTTAAGTTCATCTTACCCAAAACCATTAATCAAATTTATTGAAGATAATTCAATTAGAAATTTAGATTTTGATTATGTTTTGCAAGGAACAGTGACATCTGGTTCAACTAATAATAATTATTTAACATTATCAACTTCAGATTCTACTTTAGTTTATAATACTAACTTAGATTTATTAGGCGAGTACAATTTAATACTTTCAGATAATTGTGAATTCTATGAAATTGATTCAAATAGAATAATTCTAGCTTCTAATAAAGGCTCTATAGTTTTTAGTTCAATTTTTAAACCACAAAATTGGTTTTCAAAATATTGGAGGAAGATTATTAGTTATTCATTATTGATTGTTTTGTTTTTTGTTTTATTGTCTGGTTATATTCAATTTAGAAAGATTAAAATTATATATGAAAACCTAGTAAATGTACCAGAATCAGGTGGGATTCTCATATTGTCGAAATCACAAAAACTTAAAAGTATTAATTCATCTGGTTTAAAACGTTTGATGTTGTCAGAAAATACACCATTAAATAAACACGTTTATACATATTTTTCAAACTCAGATTTATCAATTATTAATAAGTCATTGAAATCATTATTCTTAGAGGGTATTCCATTTGAATCAAAGGTTATTCTAGCTAAAAACACAGATACTCAAACACTTGTATTTAGAGGTAGGAATATAATAAATAAGTTAGGGTTTTCAATTGGGTATGTTGTAATTGTTGAAGATATTTCTAAAACTATAGAAAATGAAAGATTAATAAATTGGGTAAGTGTTGCTCATCATATTGCTCATGGAATGAAAACACCATTAGGTGCAATAAAAAACAGTGCTGAAACATTATTGAAACTTCAGAATTCTAATTCAAATTTTAATTCACCAATTCAAAGAATTATAACTCAATCTGAAAAGTTGAAATCTATTGTTTATGATTTGATTTCAGTTGCAAAAACTGATGAGTTAAAACTAAATGTAGCTAATTTGAAATTGCTATTTGCTTCAATTGTTAGTGAGTATGATGAAATTTTAAATGATAATATTAATATTCAATTAACTTATCCAGATTATGATTTATATTTCAATTTAGATGTTGAACAATTTTCAATTGCTATTAATAATTTAATTGATAATTGTATTCAAGCTATTGGTGAAAGGCAAAGTGGGAAAATCAACATTCAATTAAGTAAATATGAATCAGTATTAAACATAGTTATTGAAGATAATGGCAAGGGAATGAATGATTTTACATTAAAAAATATATTCCAACCATTTTATACTGAACGAGAAGGAGGTTCAGGAATTGGTATGGTTATAGTGAAAAGAGTTGTTGAAAGCCATAAAGGTACTATTGAGGTTCAAAGCAAATTAGGGTTTGGCTCAAAGTTTATCATAAATTTATTTGAATAG